A stretch of Microbulbifer sp. SAOS-129_SWC DNA encodes these proteins:
- a CDS encoding acyl-CoA carboxylase subunit beta: MQPFATEVDSSAAEFNDNRAAMLEAIERFRNAERLPADAEQAKAARYRERGWLLPRERLNRLLDPGAPFIELCALAGYKLYDDRDGSGAGGGAICGIGRIGGRRCLVRVDNYAVKGGTISPAGMDKALRMQQIALENRLPIVTLAQSGGANLMYASETFAPGGRGFANQARMSAAGIPQITVVHGSATAGGAYQPGLSDYVVMVRGQSGMYLAGPPLLKAATGEIADAESLGGAVMHCQQAGSGDYLAEDDADGIRIAREIVASLPPHPQQLQQSPYSSAIGEWCEPRYPADDLLGLVPADSKKPYDVRELLARIADGSALLDFKPEFDRQTYCGHLRIEGQTVGAIGNNGPITPKGANKAAQFIQLCEQSGTPLLFLHNTTGFMVGTEVEQQGIIKHGSKMIQAVANASVPKFSIVVGGSYGAGNYAMCGRGFDPRFIFAWPNSRTAVMGAAQAGKVLRIVSEQKMQRAGQVDEAALQKLETDTSAFMQASSDALACSARLWDDGIIDPRDTRRLLGMLLEIWREAEAATPRRNSFGVARF; this comes from the coding sequence ATGCAGCCCTTCGCAACGGAAGTGGATAGCAGCGCGGCCGAATTCAACGACAACCGCGCGGCCATGCTGGAAGCGATCGAGCGTTTCCGCAACGCGGAACGTTTACCCGCCGACGCCGAACAGGCCAAAGCCGCGCGCTACCGCGAGCGCGGCTGGCTGCTGCCACGCGAACGCCTGAACCGCCTGCTCGACCCCGGCGCGCCGTTTATCGAGCTGTGCGCCCTGGCCGGCTACAAACTCTACGACGACCGCGACGGCAGCGGTGCCGGCGGCGGCGCCATCTGCGGTATCGGCCGTATTGGCGGTCGCCGCTGCCTGGTGCGCGTCGACAACTATGCCGTGAAAGGCGGCACCATTTCCCCGGCGGGTATGGACAAGGCGCTGCGCATGCAGCAGATCGCGCTGGAAAACCGCCTGCCCATCGTCACCCTGGCGCAGAGTGGCGGCGCCAACCTGATGTACGCCAGTGAAACTTTCGCGCCCGGCGGGCGCGGCTTCGCCAACCAGGCGCGGATGTCGGCCGCGGGCATTCCGCAGATCACCGTGGTGCACGGCAGCGCGACTGCCGGCGGCGCCTACCAGCCAGGCCTGTCGGATTACGTGGTGATGGTGCGCGGCCAGAGCGGCATGTACCTGGCCGGGCCGCCGCTACTGAAAGCGGCCACCGGCGAAATCGCCGATGCGGAAAGTCTCGGCGGCGCCGTGATGCACTGCCAGCAGGCCGGCAGTGGCGACTATCTGGCGGAAGACGATGCCGACGGCATTCGCATCGCGCGCGAAATCGTCGCCAGCCTGCCGCCCCATCCCCAACAGTTACAACAGTCACCCTACTCCAGCGCTATCGGGGAATGGTGCGAGCCGCGCTATCCCGCTGACGACCTGCTGGGGCTGGTACCCGCGGACAGCAAGAAGCCCTACGACGTGCGCGAACTGCTCGCGCGCATCGCCGACGGCTCCGCGCTGCTGGATTTCAAGCCGGAGTTCGATCGCCAGACCTACTGCGGCCACCTGCGCATCGAGGGCCAGACCGTCGGTGCCATCGGCAACAACGGCCCCATCACACCCAAGGGCGCCAACAAAGCGGCGCAGTTTATCCAGCTGTGTGAACAGAGCGGCACGCCGCTGCTGTTCCTGCACAACACCACCGGCTTTATGGTCGGCACCGAGGTGGAGCAGCAGGGCATCATCAAGCACGGCTCGAAGATGATTCAGGCAGTGGCTAACGCCAGCGTACCCAAGTTCAGCATCGTCGTCGGCGGCTCCTATGGTGCCGGCAACTACGCCATGTGCGGGCGCGGGTTCGATCCGCGCTTTATTTTCGCCTGGCCCAATTCCCGTACCGCAGTCATGGGCGCGGCCCAGGCCGGCAAGGTACTGCGCATTGTCAGCGAACAGAAGATGCAGCGCGCCGGCCAGGTGGACGAGGCAGCGCTGCAAAAGCTGGAAACCGACACCAGCGCATTTATGCAGGCCAGCTCCGATGCGCTGGCCTGCAGCGCGCGTCTGTGGGACGACGGCATTATCGATCCGCGCGACACGCGCCGGCTGCTGGGCATGCTGCTGGAAATCTGGCGCGAGGCAGAAGCGGCGACGCCGCGGCGCAACAGCTTCGGGGTTGCGCGCTTCTGA
- a CDS encoding acetyl-CoA carboxylase biotin carboxylase subunit translates to MSETTASGERPALLIANRGEIAVRIAHSARAEGYRTIAIHSDADRDALHVQVADSAVAIGGNTPAESYLDIGKVIAAAHRSGATAVHPGYGFLAENADFARACSDAGLQFVGPAAEAIELMGNKRRAKDFVAAAGVPCIPGFQGSQDDDVLIEAAQQIGFPLMIKAAAGGGGRGMRLAHDSNELPAQLRSARSEAQSAFGSGELILEKALIDARHIEIQVFADNLGNAIHLGERDCSIQRRHQKIVEESPSPAVDPALRERMGAAAVAAARACDYSGAGTVEFLLDGNGDFYFLEMNTRLQVEHPVTEMVTGLDLVAWQLAVARGEPLPITQEQVQQRGHAIEVRLYAEDPEQHFLPQTGEILHWRAPQGDGIRIDHGIRAGCAVSPYYDPMLGKLIAWGDNREQARRRLCAALEQLELIGPKNNLPFLHQILEHPLFCSGGATTAFIEQVFPDLNRDNSAAPADAETLATAAALLHEAGLSAADRRSGRANWRSDDHRLPFNYRLQNGDETYECLLHCGGAHSYRIAVNEAAIDVEIIDSEAALLRIDGAQQRQLYRLHNGTLHLPRNGYQWQFRNATQAPANRGSSAGNGRITAPMDGCIVEVLVQPQQAVKHGETLAVMEAMKMEHPLKADRDGTIATIAAGTGDQVRGGQLLVQIEAD, encoded by the coding sequence ATGAGCGAAACAACAGCATCCGGCGAACGCCCCGCCCTACTGATCGCCAACCGCGGCGAAATTGCCGTGCGCATTGCGCACAGCGCCCGCGCCGAGGGCTACCGCACCATCGCCATCCACAGCGATGCCGACCGCGATGCTTTGCATGTGCAGGTCGCCGACAGCGCCGTCGCCATCGGCGGCAACACGCCGGCGGAATCCTACCTGGATATCGGCAAGGTCATCGCCGCCGCGCACCGCAGTGGCGCCACCGCCGTGCACCCGGGTTACGGCTTCCTGGCCGAGAACGCCGACTTTGCCCGCGCCTGTAGTGATGCCGGCCTGCAGTTTGTCGGCCCGGCGGCGGAGGCCATCGAACTGATGGGCAACAAGCGCCGCGCCAAGGACTTTGTCGCCGCCGCCGGCGTCCCCTGCATTCCCGGTTTTCAGGGCAGCCAGGACGACGACGTATTGATCGAGGCGGCACAACAGATCGGTTTCCCGCTGATGATCAAGGCTGCCGCCGGCGGCGGTGGTCGCGGCATGCGCCTGGCCCACGATAGCAATGAATTGCCGGCGCAATTGCGCTCGGCGCGCAGCGAAGCGCAGAGCGCCTTCGGCAGCGGCGAGCTGATTCTGGAAAAGGCATTGATCGACGCGCGCCATATCGAGATCCAGGTATTTGCCGATAACCTCGGCAACGCCATCCACCTGGGTGAGCGCGACTGCTCGATTCAACGGCGCCACCAGAAAATCGTCGAGGAGTCCCCCTCCCCCGCTGTCGACCCGGCGCTGCGGGAAAGAATGGGCGCGGCTGCCGTGGCCGCCGCGCGCGCGTGCGATTACAGCGGCGCGGGCACGGTCGAGTTCCTGCTCGACGGCAACGGCGATTTCTATTTTTTGGAAATGAACACCCGCCTGCAGGTGGAACATCCAGTAACGGAAATGGTGACTGGGCTGGACCTGGTGGCGTGGCAACTGGCGGTGGCGCGCGGCGAGCCGCTGCCGATCACGCAGGAACAGGTACAGCAGCGCGGCCACGCCATCGAGGTGCGCCTCTACGCCGAAGACCCGGAGCAGCACTTCCTGCCACAGACCGGCGAGATACTGCACTGGCGCGCGCCGCAGGGCGACGGCATCCGCATCGACCACGGCATTCGCGCGGGCTGCGCCGTTTCCCCCTACTACGATCCGATGCTGGGCAAGCTGATCGCCTGGGGCGACAACCGCGAACAGGCGCGGCGGCGCCTGTGCGCGGCGCTGGAGCAGCTGGAATTGATCGGGCCGAAAAACAATCTGCCGTTCCTGCATCAGATTCTCGAGCATCCGCTGTTTTGCAGCGGCGGCGCCACCACCGCGTTTATCGAACAGGTCTTTCCCGATCTCAATCGCGACAATTCAGCGGCGCCAGCGGATGCGGAAACCCTGGCCACGGCCGCGGCGCTGCTGCACGAGGCCGGCCTGTCGGCAGCGGACCGCCGCAGCGGCCGCGCCAACTGGCGCAGCGACGACCACCGCCTGCCGTTCAACTACCGCTTACAGAACGGCGACGAAACCTACGAGTGCCTGCTGCACTGCGGCGGCGCTCACAGTTACCGTATCGCCGTTAATGAGGCGGCAATCGATGTGGAAATCATCGACAGCGAGGCCGCCCTGCTGCGCATCGACGGCGCACAGCAGCGGCAACTGTACCGCCTGCACAACGGCACACTGCACCTGCCCCGCAACGGTTATCAATGGCAGTTCCGCAATGCCACCCAGGCCCCGGCCAACCGCGGCAGTAGCGCCGGCAATGGCCGCATTACTGCGCCGATGGACGGCTGTATCGTCGAAGTACTGGTGCAGCCGCAACAGGCGGTAAAACACGGGGAAACGCTGGCGGTCATGGAGGCGATGAAAATGGAGCATCCGTTGAAAGCCGACCGCGATGGCACTATCGCGACCATCGCTGCCGGCACCGGTGACCAGGTGCGCGGTGGGCAGCTGCTGGTGCAGATCGAGGCAGATTAG
- a CDS encoding serine hydrolase domain-containing protein, whose translation MEIYGFCAPGFEALYDRFADNFRHCGDTGAGFAVRQHGELIVSLWAGSADRDGQVPYTEDTLANVFSSSKGILAVLALQQVAAGTLDLDRPVADYWPEFAAAGKEGVTGRQLLCHRAGLVAFREKVADNLIYDWDAACAQVAATEPWWPPGSHQGYAPFLYGWSVGGLIERAAGQSLRDLYRTGLAAPLQLDGGYGAHGHHSTRIADVAPLKQPLPELRENAVGRAIKEERGGPVAQAFTNPVSLMMGTNNDAWRRALIPAANGHFSARDLAAVYGDLAQDVPTLLPPALVADATREQSCARDAILQAEVRFGSGFILSGSAADLRFGSARGFGHPGAGGSVGFADPENGIGCGYVTTRLGQSLFMDRRCVSLLEQLYGLL comes from the coding sequence ATGGAAATATACGGCTTCTGTGCCCCCGGTTTCGAGGCGCTTTACGACCGCTTTGCGGACAACTTTCGCCACTGCGGCGATACCGGCGCGGGGTTCGCCGTGCGCCAGCACGGTGAACTGATTGTCTCCCTGTGGGCCGGCAGCGCCGACCGCGACGGGCAGGTGCCCTATACCGAGGATACCCTGGCCAATGTCTTTTCTTCCTCCAAAGGCATACTGGCGGTCCTGGCATTGCAGCAGGTGGCGGCCGGTACCCTGGACCTGGATCGTCCGGTCGCCGACTACTGGCCGGAATTTGCCGCCGCGGGCAAGGAGGGCGTCACCGGGCGCCAGCTGCTGTGCCACCGCGCGGGGCTGGTGGCCTTCCGGGAAAAGGTCGCCGACAACCTGATCTACGACTGGGATGCTGCCTGCGCACAGGTCGCCGCTACCGAGCCCTGGTGGCCGCCCGGTTCCCATCAGGGCTACGCGCCATTTCTGTATGGCTGGAGCGTCGGTGGCCTGATCGAGCGCGCTGCCGGTCAATCTCTGCGAGATCTCTATCGCACGGGCCTGGCGGCACCGCTGCAGCTGGATGGCGGTTACGGCGCGCACGGGCATCACTCCACGCGTATCGCCGACGTCGCGCCGCTCAAGCAGCCGCTGCCGGAGCTGCGCGAGAACGCGGTGGGCCGCGCGATCAAAGAAGAGCGCGGCGGGCCGGTGGCGCAGGCCTTCACCAACCCGGTCAGCCTGATGATGGGCACCAACAACGACGCCTGGCGCCGCGCGCTGATTCCCGCTGCCAATGGCCATTTCAGCGCCCGCGACCTGGCGGCGGTGTATGGCGACCTGGCACAGGATGTGCCGACGCTGCTGCCGCCGGCACTGGTAGCGGATGCTACCCGCGAGCAGAGCTGCGCGCGCGATGCAATCCTGCAGGCGGAGGTGCGTTTCGGCAGCGGCTTTATCCTCAGTGGCAGCGCTGCGGATCTGCGTTTCGGCAGTGCACGGGGATTCGGGCACCCCGGGGCCGGCGGTAGTGTGGGCTTTGCCGATCCGGAAAACGGGATTGGCTGCGGCTACGTCACTACGCGCCTCGGGCAGAGCCTGTTTATGGATCGCCGCTGTGTGTCACTACTGGAACAACTGTACGGGTTACTGTGA
- a CDS encoding enoyl-CoA hydratase-related protein, with translation MQTLLIEDRGHARCITLNRPQQRNAMSLQMVEELLQQLEAAETDRNLRALVLRGSGGHFCAGGDIADMLSAQQRAADGDSDAFYNMNRRFGELLCRFNDTHLVVIAALEGAVMGGGFGLACIADLCLAAHSARFSLPETRLGLPPAQIAPFVAARLGQFQARRLALGGRAIDAAEAARIGLVHQLADNSADLETALDEQLQAIRACAPAALATTKQLLRNTATASDRESLSSLLDSAARDFARAIAGEGREGAQAFIEKRPPDWDKAPQGKQS, from the coding sequence ATGCAAACCCTGCTCATCGAAGACCGCGGCCACGCCCGCTGTATCACCCTGAACCGGCCGCAGCAGCGCAATGCAATGAGCCTGCAGATGGTGGAGGAACTGCTGCAGCAACTGGAGGCGGCGGAAACCGATAGAAACCTGCGCGCGCTGGTATTGCGCGGCAGCGGTGGCCACTTCTGTGCCGGCGGCGATATCGCCGATATGCTCAGTGCGCAGCAGCGGGCTGCCGACGGTGACAGCGATGCCTTCTATAACATGAACCGCCGCTTCGGCGAGCTGCTGTGCCGCTTCAACGATACCCACCTCGTAGTGATTGCCGCACTCGAAGGTGCGGTGATGGGCGGCGGTTTCGGTCTCGCCTGTATCGCCGACCTGTGCCTGGCCGCACACAGTGCGCGCTTCTCCCTGCCGGAAACCCGCCTGGGCCTGCCGCCGGCACAAATCGCCCCGTTTGTCGCCGCGCGCCTGGGCCAGTTCCAGGCCCGGCGCCTGGCTCTGGGCGGCCGCGCCATCGATGCCGCCGAGGCGGCGCGAATCGGCCTGGTGCACCAGCTGGCCGACAACAGCGCCGACCTGGAAACAGCGCTCGACGAACAACTGCAGGCGATCCGCGCCTGCGCACCCGCCGCACTGGCCACCACCAAACAGTTACTGCGCAATACGGCCACTGCAAGTGATCGCGAGAGTCTCAGCAGCCTACTCGACAGCGCCGCACGGGATTTTGCCCGCGCGATCGCCGGCGAGGGCCGCGAGGGCGCGCAGGCGTTTATCGAGAAACGCCCGCCGGACTGGGACAAAGCACCGCAGGGGAAGCAGTCTTGA
- a CDS encoding acyl-CoA dehydrogenase family protein — protein MYLTDEHRELQRTVRNFVQQEINPYIPEWEAAGAFPIRELFRKLGDLGLLGISKPTEYGGLGLDFSYETVFLEELGAAHCGGVPLSIAVQTSMSTPALANFASDALKEEFLAPAVRGDMIASIAVSEPGAGSDVAGVKTQAVADGDDYIVNGSKMWITNAPNADFFCTLVNTGPGKPHRNKSLLVIPANTPGVRVGEKLKKLGMRSSETAPVFFDDVRVPQRFRIGNEGDGFLLQMLQFQEERLAGAALTIKGLENCVSTTIDYVRERHAFDAPLLDNQAIHFSLAEMQTEVECLRALTWQAVEAYVRGEDVTTLASMAKLKAGRLSRSIPDQCLQFWGGMGYIEETSINRAYRDSRLTAIGGGADEVMLGIICKLMGILPGRRKTGA, from the coding sequence ATGTACCTCACCGACGAACACCGCGAACTGCAGCGCACCGTGCGCAACTTCGTGCAGCAGGAAATCAATCCGTATATTCCCGAGTGGGAAGCGGCCGGTGCATTCCCCATCCGCGAGCTGTTCCGCAAGCTGGGCGACCTGGGCCTGCTCGGCATCAGCAAGCCCACCGAGTACGGCGGCCTGGGGCTGGACTTCAGCTACGAAACCGTGTTTCTGGAAGAGCTGGGCGCGGCCCACTGCGGCGGCGTGCCGCTGTCGATCGCCGTGCAGACTTCGATGTCGACGCCGGCGCTGGCCAATTTCGCCAGTGACGCACTGAAAGAAGAGTTTCTTGCCCCCGCCGTGCGCGGCGACATGATCGCCTCCATCGCCGTGTCCGAGCCCGGTGCCGGCTCCGATGTGGCCGGTGTCAAGACCCAGGCGGTGGCCGACGGTGACGACTATATCGTCAACGGCTCCAAGATGTGGATCACCAACGCCCCCAATGCAGACTTCTTCTGTACCCTGGTCAACACCGGCCCGGGCAAGCCGCACCGCAATAAATCCCTACTGGTTATTCCGGCGAATACGCCCGGCGTGCGCGTGGGCGAAAAGCTGAAAAAACTCGGCATGCGCTCCTCGGAAACCGCGCCGGTATTTTTCGATGATGTGCGTGTGCCGCAGCGTTTCCGCATCGGCAATGAGGGCGATGGTTTCCTGTTGCAGATGCTGCAGTTCCAGGAGGAGCGACTGGCCGGCGCTGCGCTGACGATCAAGGGGCTGGAAAACTGTGTCAGCACCACCATCGATTATGTTCGCGAGCGCCATGCGTTCGACGCACCGCTGCTCGACAACCAGGCAATCCATTTTTCACTGGCGGAAATGCAGACCGAGGTAGAGTGCCTGCGTGCACTCACCTGGCAGGCGGTGGAGGCCTATGTGCGCGGCGAGGATGTCACCACCCTCGCTTCCATGGCCAAACTGAAGGCCGGGCGCCTGTCGCGCAGCATTCCCGACCAGTGCCTGCAGTTCTGGGGCGGCATGGGCTATATCGAGGAAACGTCGATCAACCGCGCCTACCGCGACAGCCGCCTGACGGCGATCGGCGGCGGCGCCGACGAGGTGATGCTCGGCATCATCTGCAAACTGATGGGCATACTGCCCGGCCGGCGCAAGACCGGCGCGTGA
- the yciH gene encoding stress response translation initiation inhibitor YciH: protein MKKDSRLVYSTDRGRIKEEAQAPRRHSGDGFVRIQRETKGRKGKGVTCVRGLPGTDAELKLLLAEMKKRCGCGGALKDGVIEIQGDKRAELKALLEARDFKVKLAGG from the coding sequence ATGAAAAAAGACAGCCGCCTCGTCTACTCCACCGACCGCGGCCGCATCAAAGAGGAAGCACAGGCGCCGCGCCGGCACAGCGGTGACGGCTTCGTGCGGATACAGCGGGAGACCAAGGGTCGCAAGGGCAAGGGCGTCACCTGCGTGCGCGGCCTGCCGGGTACCGACGCGGAGCTGAAGCTGCTGCTGGCGGAAATGAAAAAGCGCTGCGGCTGCGGCGGCGCTCTGAAAGATGGCGTGATTGAAATTCAGGGCGACAAACGCGCCGAACTCAAGGCGCTGCTGGAAGCCCGCGATTTCAAGGTGAAACTCGCAGGCGGCTGA
- a CDS encoding SDR family oxidoreductase produces MSYHSQLRPGSFDGTTQIVTGGGSGIGRCIAHELASLGAHVVLLGRSADKLATVAAEIRTDGGACSEYSLDIRDEEAVRETVAEIVQARGAIHGLVNNAGGQYPAPLEQINAKGFQAVFNSNLLGGFLMAREAFSQSMKETGGSIVSITADNCGGMPMMGHSGAARAGMENLTHTAAVEWARCGVRVNAVAPGYILSSGFDTYDPAFLRELLPGFRDSIPLYRLGEEAEISGAVCFLLSDAASYITGQVLRIDGGSSLKHHSPLWQPPATAHNRKTFDGFHRRNKPQVVEELEAEGKL; encoded by the coding sequence ATGAGCTACCACAGCCAGCTGCGCCCGGGCAGCTTCGACGGCACCACCCAGATAGTCACCGGCGGCGGCAGCGGTATCGGCCGCTGTATCGCCCACGAGCTGGCGAGTCTCGGTGCCCACGTGGTGCTGCTCGGCCGCAGTGCCGACAAGCTGGCGACAGTGGCGGCGGAAATCCGCACCGACGGCGGCGCCTGCAGCGAGTACAGCCTGGATATCCGCGATGAGGAAGCGGTGCGCGAGACGGTGGCAGAGATAGTCCAGGCCCGCGGCGCGATTCACGGGCTGGTCAACAATGCCGGTGGCCAGTACCCGGCACCACTGGAGCAGATTAACGCCAAGGGTTTCCAGGCGGTGTTCAACAGCAACCTGCTCGGCGGCTTCCTGATGGCGCGCGAGGCCTTCAGCCAGTCGATGAAAGAAACCGGCGGCAGTATCGTCAGTATCACCGCCGACAATTGCGGCGGCATGCCGATGATGGGCCACTCCGGCGCCGCCCGCGCCGGCATGGAAAACCTGACCCACACCGCCGCGGTGGAATGGGCCCGTTGCGGCGTGCGCGTCAATGCGGTGGCGCCGGGCTATATTCTCTCCAGCGGCTTTGACACCTACGACCCGGCCTTCCTGCGCGAACTGTTGCCAGGCTTCCGCGACAGCATTCCGCTATACCGCCTCGGCGAAGAGGCGGAGATCAGCGGCGCCGTGTGTTTCCTGCTGTCGGACGCCGCCAGCTATATCACCGGCCAGGTGCTGCGCATCGACGGCGGCTCCAGCCTCAAGCACCACTCGCCGCTGTGGCAGCCGCCCGCCACGGCGCACAACCGCAAAACCTTTGACGGTTTCCACCGCCGCAACAAGCCGCAGGTGGTCGAGGAACTGGAAGCAGAGGGCAAACTCTGA
- a CDS encoding TetR/AcrR family transcriptional regulator, whose product MSSAIKGAAGKRAGNIDTESLSAAERAARSVGSAGAATEQLMAALVAEGVLTAPQAPRGRLLNAAARLFEQKGFARTTVRDIASEVGILSGSIFHHFSSKEDILRNVMVEVIHFAHARMVSAVARASSPREQLRACILCELEAIHGLAVPGFSMLVVEWRSLSDASQKQVLKLRDAYEAYWCQVLAAAGRRGADAALLRRLLVGALIHTHSWFKPRGRGLSIAQLADETLQLFAAAE is encoded by the coding sequence TTGAGTTCGGCTATCAAGGGGGCCGCTGGCAAGCGCGCGGGAAATATCGATACCGAGTCGCTGTCCGCCGCCGAGCGCGCCGCGCGCTCTGTGGGAAGTGCCGGCGCGGCAACGGAACAGTTGATGGCCGCGCTGGTAGCCGAGGGCGTGTTGACCGCGCCACAAGCGCCGCGCGGGCGCCTGCTCAACGCAGCGGCACGGCTGTTCGAGCAGAAGGGCTTTGCGCGCACCACGGTGCGGGATATCGCCTCCGAGGTGGGGATTCTTTCCGGCAGCATCTTTCATCACTTTTCCAGCAAGGAGGACATACTGCGCAATGTGATGGTCGAGGTGATTCATTTCGCCCATGCGCGGATGGTCTCCGCAGTGGCGCGGGCGTCGTCGCCGCGGGAACAGCTGCGTGCCTGTATTCTGTGTGAGCTGGAGGCCATCCACGGACTGGCGGTACCCGGGTTTTCCATGCTGGTAGTGGAGTGGCGCAGCCTGTCGGATGCCAGCCAGAAGCAGGTATTGAAACTGCGCGATGCCTACGAGGCGTACTGGTGCCAGGTGCTGGCCGCGGCGGGGCGGCGCGGGGCCGATGCGGCGCTGTTGCGGCGCCTGTTAGTGGGGGCGCTGATACACACGCACAGCTGGTTCAAACCCCGCGGGCGCGGCCTGAGCATCGCGCAGCTGGCGGACGAAACACTGCAATTGTTTGCCGCTGCAGAGTGA
- a CDS encoding PaaI family thioesterase, giving the protein MGEQTAIQDQIPDNHCFGCGPHNQNGLQIKSYWTGDDTSRCEFVPQAHQCAGPTHYLNGGIIATAIDCHTICTAIADGYRQAGRATGSGDKIWYATGKLDVSYRAPAAIDKPAVLEATIVERSPKKTRLQCTLSSDGRVCATAEVVAVRVPDNW; this is encoded by the coding sequence ATGGGCGAACAGACGGCCATCCAGGACCAGATACCGGACAACCACTGCTTCGGCTGCGGACCACACAACCAGAACGGGCTGCAGATCAAGAGCTATTGGACCGGCGACGACACCAGCCGCTGCGAGTTCGTGCCGCAGGCGCACCAGTGTGCTGGCCCCACTCACTACCTGAACGGGGGCATCATTGCCACTGCGATCGACTGCCACACCATTTGCACGGCGATCGCCGACGGCTATCGCCAGGCAGGCCGCGCCACCGGCAGTGGCGACAAGATCTGGTACGCAACCGGCAAACTCGACGTCAGCTACCGGGCGCCGGCAGCGATCGACAAACCGGCCGTGCTGGAGGCCACCATCGTGGAGCGCAGCCCCAAGAAAACCCGGCTGCAGTGCACCCTGTCCAGCGACGGGCGCGTCTGCGCGACGGCGGAAGTGGTGGCGGTGCGCGTACCGGACAATTGGTAA
- a CDS encoding ion transporter, whose protein sequence is MPQTGVRKWLNEVIFGTDTPAGKAFDVFLIWAILASVALVLMVTVERVGSRHREVFFLLEWVFTGLFTVEYMLRIYCSVNRRAYIFSFYGLVDLMAILPSYLALIFTGASTLLVIRMLRVLRIFRILKLIHFTNDANILMRSLWQSRRRILVFYSSVLVLCIIFGAIMYLVEGPANGYTSIPKSVYWTIVTITTVGFGDITPQTSLGQTIASMTMLIGYSIIAVPTGIVTAELASEISRERSLRRCDNCSHAGHDADAEYCKHCGYKLAEERVLTRGH, encoded by the coding sequence ATGCCACAGACCGGTGTGCGCAAATGGCTGAACGAAGTGATCTTCGGTACGGATACCCCGGCCGGCAAAGCCTTCGATGTCTTTCTGATCTGGGCGATCCTGGCCAGCGTGGCCCTGGTGCTGATGGTCACGGTAGAGCGGGTTGGCTCCCGCCACCGCGAAGTGTTCTTCCTGCTGGAATGGGTTTTCACCGGTCTGTTCACAGTTGAGTACATGCTGCGCATCTACTGTTCGGTGAATCGCCGCGCCTATATTTTCAGTTTCTACGGGCTTGTGGATCTGATGGCGATACTCCCCAGCTACCTGGCCCTGATTTTCACCGGCGCCAGTACGCTGCTGGTGATCCGCATGCTGCGGGTGCTGAGGATTTTCCGGATCCTCAAGCTGATCCACTTTACCAACGACGCCAACATACTGATGCGCTCCCTGTGGCAGTCGCGGCGCCGGATCCTGGTGTTCTATTCCAGCGTGCTGGTGCTGTGCATTATCTTCGGCGCCATCATGTATCTGGTGGAGGGACCGGCGAACGGCTACACCAGTATCCCCAAGAGTGTCTACTGGACGATCGTCACCATCACTACGGTCGGTTTTGGCGATATCACGCCGCAGACTTCACTGGGGCAGACCATCGCCTCGATGACGATGCTGATCGGTTACTCGATTATTGCAGTCCCCACCGGCATCGTGACGGCGGAGCTGGCCTCGGAGATTAGCCGCGAGCGCAGCCTGCGCCGCTGCGACAACTGCAGCCATGCCGGCCACGACGCGGATGCCGAGTACTGCAAGCACTGCGGCTACAAGCTGGCCGAGGAACGGGTGCTAACGCGCGGCCACTGA